In Malus sylvestris chromosome 15, drMalSylv7.2, whole genome shotgun sequence, a single genomic region encodes these proteins:
- the LOC126601685 gene encoding uncharacterized protein At5g65660-like yields the protein MESQNFSPPHVDASRPSLGFPLGTALLLIIIFSLSGIFSCCYHWDKLRSLRRSFNQNADPEADVQPPSPSKSKPAHMDLKQKQRESLPVIMAGDQIPKFMALPCPREPPTDEKTVVKVQKQPKPPRFPVPLY from the exons ATGGAGAGCCAGAACTTTTCACCACCCCACGTAGATGCATCTCGGCCGTCCTTGGGCTTCCCTCTTGGCACGGCTCTTCTCTTGATCATCATATTCAGCCTCAGTGGAATCTTCTCGTGCTGCTACCACTGGGACAAGCTCAGATCACTCCGTAGATCTTTCAACCAAAACGCTGACCCCGAGGCCGATGTTCAACCGCCATCTCCCTCCAAATCTAAACCTGCCCACATG GATTTGAAGCAGAAGCAGAGGGAAAGCTTGCCGGTGATAATGGCAGGTGACCAGATTCCAAAGTTTATGGCATTGCCATGTCCTCGAGAACCTCCGACAGATGAGAAGACTGTGGTGAAGGTGCAAAAGCAGCCCAAGCCACCTCGATTTCCTGTTCCTTTGTATTAG